The Methanocalculus natronophilus genome window below encodes:
- a CDS encoding ABC transporter permease produces the protein MIRPGITFDLALRNVRLNLFRSILAAIGIIIGVVAITSMGMLGGAIEQSVGDELMGMGNQLIITPAVPSTDAEKSGITERDVRQIEMAAGRNPVIAFYQTYDQIRVGDDRGYASVYGVDPHEIQRLTEIKSGRYVSGTEGVMVGESFARRYDLREGNFITIGTGGREQRARVVGILENTGFGAGIQTDNAIIASERWYESRYGGRGKYDQVVITIENVDDIDGIKDEIERRLNRREDVVNVMDFRGILESIQEAIGQISLFVIAIGGISLLVAAVSILNVMLISVNERIKEIGILRSIGTQKVDISKMFLYEAAILGLIGSVIGGVLSFVGGGLLIMLIMQDVKYLMTFHTLFTVIYGMCIGVVICIAAGVYPAHRAAQLNPIEALSND, from the coding sequence GTGATACGCCCTGGCATAACATTTGACCTGGCGTTGAGGAATGTGAGACTTAACCTCTTCAGATCCATCCTTGCTGCCATTGGTATCATCATCGGCGTTGTTGCAATCACCTCGATGGGAATGCTTGGCGGCGCAATAGAACAGTCTGTCGGGGATGAGCTGATGGGCATGGGCAACCAGCTCATTATTACCCCGGCAGTACCCTCTACAGACGCTGAAAAGAGCGGGATAACAGAGAGGGATGTCCGGCAGATCGAGATGGCAGCCGGGAGAAACCCGGTTATTGCATTTTACCAGACCTATGACCAGATCAGGGTTGGTGATGATCGTGGATATGCCTCTGTCTATGGAGTCGATCCTCATGAGATCCAGCGGCTTACTGAGATAAAATCAGGCCGTTATGTCTCAGGAACCGAAGGTGTGATGGTCGGGGAGAGTTTTGCCCGCCGTTATGATCTTCGTGAAGGAAACTTCATCACAATCGGCACAGGTGGACGCGAACAGCGGGCAAGGGTTGTCGGCATCCTCGAGAACACCGGATTTGGTGCAGGTATTCAGACAGATAATGCCATTATCGCATCAGAACGATGGTATGAATCCCGATACGGTGGGCGGGGCAAGTATGACCAGGTGGTCATAACCATTGAGAATGTTGATGACATTGACGGTATAAAGGACGAGATTGAAAGACGGCTGAACCGGCGGGAGGATGTCGTGAATGTGATGGATTTCAGGGGGATCCTCGAATCCATACAGGAGGCTATCGGCCAGATATCGCTCTTTGTGATTGCAATAGGTGGCATATCGCTCCTTGTTGCCGCAGTCAGCATCCTGAATGTGATGCTTATCTCGGTGAATGAACGGATCAAGGAGATTGGTATTCTCCGGAGCATCGGGACACAAAAAGTGGACATCAGCAAGATGTTCCTCTATGAAGCAGCAATTCTCGGGCTGATCGGATCAGTCATCGGAGGAGTGCTCAGTTTCGTCGGTGGAGGGCTTTTGATCATGCTGATCATGCAGGATGTCAAGTATCTGATGACATTTCATACCCTCTTTACCGTCATCTACGGCATGTGTATCGGCGTCGTCATCTGTATTGCAGCCGGAGTCTACCCGGCTCACCGGGCAGCACAGTTAAATCCAATCGAAGCGCTTTCGAATGATTAG
- a CDS encoding ABC transporter ATP-binding protein gives MRDTCIRLEDVRRIYPMEAGDVYALDGVTLDIGVGEFVAIMGASGSGKTTLLNQIGCLDQPTEGNLYIEGKNTRELSDIELTDLRRDAIGFIFQKFNLIPLLTAFENVEYPLILKTGARDTSGRPAELLGLVGLEGGHIHHTPNQLSGGQQQRVAIARALANDPRILLCDEPTGNLDSKTGQQIMDLLTELNGHGKTIVMVTHSDEIATYADRIITIRDGVIQ, from the coding sequence ATGAGAGATACCTGTATTCGGCTGGAAGATGTCAGGCGAATATACCCGATGGAGGCAGGGGATGTCTATGCACTGGATGGTGTCACCCTTGATATCGGTGTTGGGGAGTTTGTTGCGATCATGGGTGCATCAGGATCGGGGAAGACAACCCTGTTGAACCAGATCGGCTGCCTTGACCAGCCGACAGAAGGCAACCTGTATATTGAAGGGAAGAACACCCGGGAACTCTCGGATATCGAGCTGACAGACCTCAGGCGGGATGCAATCGGCTTCATCTTCCAGAAGTTCAATTTAATCCCGCTATTAACTGCATTTGAAAATGTTGAGTACCCCCTGATCCTGAAAACGGGCGCCAGGGATACAAGCGGCAGGCCCGCCGAACTGCTCGGGCTGGTCGGGCTTGAAGGAGGGCATATCCACCATACGCCAAACCAGCTCTCCGGTGGCCAGCAGCAGCGTGTGGCAATCGCCCGCGCCCTTGCAAACGACCCAAGGATCCTCCTCTGTGATGAGCCGACAGGCAACCTGGACTCCAAAACCGGCCAGCAGATCATGGATCTCCTGACAGAACTCAACGGTCATGGAAAGACGATTGTGATGGTTACCCACTCAGATGAGATTGCAACCTATGCCGACCGCATAATCACGATCCGTGACGGGGTGATCCAGTGA
- a CDS encoding asparagine synthase C-terminal domain-containing protein, whose product MFSEVSRMAQDCLINGWVEEDGSLLPDDEIRRAILHEPDRVCRFGGEFAITCGRYRLRDHLGIFPGDAPPGIFEKDASPICRIDPNPPLMPLADAIQTAVRLRSSVHSVVALSGGVDSALIARLAGRPCIGTGLPGSHDLLRGRAVAERLGCQFTAIEIDPGEVEDVLIRILPHLPSRSPVDAGIAATLFFLCRAAAEMGYDRILSGQGADELFCGYTRHLQSLDLAADRAGDLADLPRQLARDQAVAGISGVWLSMPYLDLRVLRAADHLPVNDMIQSGVRKYPLRLVASAHMPEDIAWYEKKAMQYGSGVWKTIQARAQERGFKRAVQGYMNHLQEGGAEDGL is encoded by the coding sequence ATGTTTTCTGAGGTTTCACGGATGGCTCAGGACTGCCTGATCAATGGATGGGTGGAGGAAGACGGCTCTCTCCTTCCCGATGACGAGATAAGGCGAGCAATCCTGCATGAACCTGATCGCGTCTGCAGGTTTGGCGGGGAATTTGCCATCACCTGTGGCAGATACCGGCTCCGCGATCATCTCGGGATATTTCCAGGAGACGCTCCACCGGGGATATTTGAGAAAGATGCCAGCCCGATCTGCAGGATAGATCCGAACCCCCCGCTCATGCCGCTTGCCGATGCAATTCAGACGGCAGTCCGCCTGCGAAGCTCTGTACACAGTGTCGTCGCCCTCTCAGGGGGCGTTGATTCGGCTCTCATCGCCCGCCTGGCAGGTCGTCCCTGCATCGGTACCGGTCTGCCCGGATCGCACGATCTTCTCCGTGGCAGGGCCGTAGCTGAGCGTCTGGGCTGTCAATTTACCGCAATTGAGATCGATCCTGGAGAGGTTGAGGACGTGCTGATCCGGATTCTCCCGCATCTTCCTTCCAGAAGCCCTGTTGACGCCGGGATAGCAGCAACCCTCTTCTTCCTCTGCCGTGCAGCCGCTGAGATGGGCTATGATCGGATACTCTCCGGTCAGGGTGCCGACGAACTCTTCTGCGGATACACAAGGCATCTACAGAGCCTGGATCTGGCAGCAGATCGTGCAGGGGATCTGGCAGATCTCCCGCGCCAGCTTGCACGGGATCAGGCAGTTGCCGGCATCAGCGGTGTCTGGCTCTCCATGCCCTACCTGGATCTCCGGGTTCTGCGCGCCGCAGACCATCTGCCTGTGAATGATATGATACAGTCAGGTGTCAGAAAATATCCCCTCCGCCTGGTTGCATCTGCTCATATGCCAGAGGATATCGCATGGTATGAGAAGAAAGCGATGCAGTATGGGAGCGGTGTCTGGAAGACCATCCAGGCTCGTGCACAGGAAAGAGGTTTTAAAAGGGCAGTACAAGGGTACATGAATCATTTGCAGGAAGGTGGGGCAGAAGATGGTCTCTAA
- the gatC gene encoding Asp-tRNA(Asn)/Glu-tRNA(Gln) amidotransferase subunit GatC: MVSKEEVEHIAAIADIGIDDSELELFTSQFNEIIGYFDILDSIEEGLDSTQTRHNVFREDVPLPSLSQEDALLNSTDPEDGFIRAPRVI; the protein is encoded by the coding sequence ATGGTCTCTAAAGAGGAAGTGGAACACATTGCCGCTATCGCTGATATCGGCATTGACGACTCGGAACTTGAGCTATTTACCAGCCAGTTCAATGAAATAATCGGATATTTTGATATTCTTGACTCAATCGAGGAGGGTTTGGACAGTACTCAGACCCGGCACAATGTCTTCCGCGAGGATGTGCCTCTCCCCTCACTCTCACAGGAAGACGCTCTTTTGAACTCAACTGATCCGGAAGATGGGTTCATTCGGGCACCGCGGGTGATCTGA